In the genome of Bosea sp. BIWAKO-01, the window GGCACCGGTCGTCGTCCTGCCCGAGGATGTTGCCTTCCTGCAGTACACCGGCGGTACGACCGGCGTCGCCAAGGGCGCGACCCTGACCCATCACAACGTCGCATCCAATGTCGAACAATGCGCGCTCTGGCTGGGCTGGGGACTCGAGCCGCCGCTCGGCCGCAGCGACTACCAGCATGTCATGGTCACGGCCCTGCCGCTCTACCATATCTTCGCGCTGACCTGCTGCTGCATGTTCATGCTGCGGATCGGCGCCAAGGGGCTCCTGATCGCCAATCCACGCGATATCGCGGGCTTCATCAAGATCCTGAAAACGAGCCGCTTCACGCTCTTTTCCGGTGTCAACACACTCTACAATGCGTTGGCCAACCATCCAGAGATCGAGAATGTCGATTTCTCGGAATTGCGTTTTGCGGTGGCGGGCGGCATGGCGACGCAAGCGGTGGTCGCCAAGCGCTGGCGGGAGGTCACCGGGCGGCCGATCGTCGAGGGCTACGGTTTGTCCGAGACCTCGCCAGTCGCCTCGGCCAACCGGCCCGACATTGCCGAGTTCACCGGCACGATCGGGTATCCGCTGCCCTCGACCGATTTCGCGATCCGGGATGCCGACGGCAATGACGTGCCGATGGGCGGTCCAGGCGAGGTCTGCATCCGCGGTCCGCAGGTCATGCGCGGCTATTGGCAACGACCGGACGAGACCGCGAAGGTGATGACCCCGGACGGCTATTTCCGCTCAGGCGACATTGGTGTTCTGCTGCCTGACGGGCAGATCAAGATCGTCGACCGGATGAAGGACATGGTGCTGGTCTCCGGCTTCAACGTCTATCCTAATGAGGTCGAGGACGTGCTAGCCGGCCATCCGGGCGTGCTCGAATCTGCCGTCATCGGACTTCCCGACGAGCATTCCGGTGAGGCGGTGACGGCTTTCGTGGTCAAGAGGGACGCCAGCCTGACAGCCGAGGAATTGCGCAGCTTCTGCAAGGATAATCTCACCGGCTACAAGGTGCCGAAGCAGATCATCTTCCGTGACAGCCTGCCGAAGACCAATGTCGGCAAGGTGCTGCGCCGCGCCCTGCGCGAGGAGATCACAGCCAAGGTCTGAACGGCACGACTTGATCGAGCCGGCGGGCTTGACTAGCGTTTGCATCGAATCCGGTTGCCGTGATCGTGCAGCGCCGACCTTCCCGCCGCTCGGAACAAGGTAGCTGTTTGCCCCGTCGACTCATCGAACTGCCGCTGCTGCGCCGCCTCAAGCCCGGGCTCTATGTCCATGACGAGGAGGCGCTGAATGCCGAGCCGGCGATCGGGCTGCTCGATACTCCGATCACGCCGGTCGACGCCTTCTTCATTCGTAACAATGGCGCCTTGCCGGAGATTGCGGCCCCTGAAGCATGGACGCTGACGCTCAATGGGGAGGTCGAGCGGCCGACGACCTGGACGCTTCCGGAGCTTCAGCAGGAGTTCGAGACCGTTACCGTCACCGCCGTGCTCGAATGCGCCGGCAACGGACGCGTGCAGTTCTCGCCCGTGACCGACGGACTGCAATGGCGGCTCGGCGCGGTGGGCTGCGCGCGCTGGACCGGGGTTCGGCTCAAGGACCTTCTGGCTCACGCGGGCTTGCTGCCCAGGGCTGTCTATACGGCGCATTACAGTCCCGACCGGTCGATCAAGGACGAAACCAAGGATGCGCTCTCGCGTGGCCTGCCGATCGCCAAGGCGATGAGCGATGAGACGCTTGTCGCCTTCGCCATGAATGACGAGCCGTTGCCGCGTCTGCATGGCGGACCGCTGCGCATTGTCGCGCCCGGCTTTCCGGGCTCTGCCTGGCAGAAATGGCTGGACCGGATCACCATCCGCTCTTGCGAGCATGATGGCGAGAAAATGCGGGGCACCGATTATCGCATGCCGGTCGTGCCGATGCGCCCGGGTGAAGCGATCGACGAAGGCCTGTTCGCCGTGCTCACCGACATGCCGGTGAAGTCTCTGGTCACGGCGCCCCTCGAGAGCTTCACGGTTGCAGCGGGAACGCCATTCGCGGTTCGCGGCTTTGCCTGGAGCGGAGCGGTCGCGATTGCGGCGATGGAACTATCGTCCGATGGCGGCAAAACCTGGTGCGACGTCGCACTCGAGCCGGCGGAGGGCGCATTCGCCTGGCGCCGTTTCCAGACGATGTTGACCATTGCGGTGGCGGGGCCGGTGACGATCATGGCGCGCGCGCGGGATGTCGAAGGCCGGGTTCAGCCACTCGAGGCGCCCTGGAATCCGCGCGGGTACTGCAATAATCAGGTCCACCGCGTGGCCGGAATGGTGCACTGATCGCGCCATTTTGCGCCTTCGCCGTCAGGCTGCCAGCAGGGCGTTGCCATTGGCGCCGGTGGCCCGGGCTTCGACGATCTCCCCAGCCGCCACATCGCGCGCGAAACGGAGCAGTGTGAAATCCTCGGCGCGGCCGGTATTGCCGCGTTCCGTCAGCACGCTGAGCGGCCGGCCGATGCGGGCCTGCAGATGGCGCGTATGGGCGGCCTGTGCCGCGGCGCGCAGGCGTGCGGCCCGGTCGCTGACGATCTCGCCGGGCAGTTGCGGCATTCGGGCGGCCGGGGTGCCGGGCCGGGCCGAATAGGGGAAGGCGTGAACATAGCTCAGGCCGCACTCGTCGATCAGCGAGAGTGAGCGGGCGAACATCGCCTCATCCTCGGTCGGAAATCCGGCAATGAGATCGGCGCCGAAGACGATGTCGGGGCGCAGCTCCCGCATCTCCGCGCAAAACCGGACGGCGTCTTCGCGGCAATGGCGCCGCTTCATCCGCTTCAGGATGAGGTCGTCGCCGGCCTGGAGCGAGAGATGCAGATGCGGCATCAGCCGTGGTTCGGTCGCGATGGCCTGGCGCAACGCATCATCGACCTCCACCGCGTCGATCGAGGAGAGACGCAGGCGCGGCAGGGCGGGCAGGGCGCGCAAGATGGTCTGCACGAGTTCGCCGAGTGTCGGGAGCTCCGGCAGATC includes:
- a CDS encoding AMP-binding protein, encoding MKVTSAAQAAADPRPWLAHYPPAVPPVIDQAKVGTLADLISHAVTTYAARPAFESFGKAISFAEVGKAARAFTAWLQARGFKKGDRIALMMPNILANPAAIFGTLLGGYTVVNVNPLYTARELTHQLNDSGARVLVVIENFAHVVEEARPNLKLDQIVLATAGDLMGFKGAIVNFVARRIKKVVKPFNLPGAVPLKTILAGPSTMAPVVVLPEDVAFLQYTGGTTGVAKGATLTHHNVASNVEQCALWLGWGLEPPLGRSDYQHVMVTALPLYHIFALTCCCMFMLRIGAKGLLIANPRDIAGFIKILKTSRFTLFSGVNTLYNALANHPEIENVDFSELRFAVAGGMATQAVVAKRWREVTGRPIVEGYGLSETSPVASANRPDIAEFTGTIGYPLPSTDFAIRDADGNDVPMGGPGEVCIRGPQVMRGYWQRPDETAKVMTPDGYFRSGDIGVLLPDGQIKIVDRMKDMVLVSGFNVYPNEVEDVLAGHPGVLESAVIGLPDEHSGEAVTAFVVKRDASLTAEELRSFCKDNLTGYKVPKQIIFRDSLPKTNVGKVLRRALREEITAKV
- a CDS encoding sulfite oxidase encodes the protein MPRRLIELPLLRRLKPGLYVHDEEALNAEPAIGLLDTPITPVDAFFIRNNGALPEIAAPEAWTLTLNGEVERPTTWTLPELQQEFETVTVTAVLECAGNGRVQFSPVTDGLQWRLGAVGCARWTGVRLKDLLAHAGLLPRAVYTAHYSPDRSIKDETKDALSRGLPIAKAMSDETLVAFAMNDEPLPRLHGGPLRIVAPGFPGSAWQKWLDRITIRSCEHDGEKMRGTDYRMPVVPMRPGEAIDEGLFAVLTDMPVKSLVTAPLESFTVAAGTPFAVRGFAWSGAVAIAAMELSSDGGKTWCDVALEPAEGAFAWRRFQTMLTIAVAGPVTIMARARDVEGRVQPLEAPWNPRGYCNNQVHRVAGMVH
- the mtaB gene encoding tRNA (N(6)-L-threonylcarbamoyladenosine(37)-C(2))-methylthiotransferase MtaB; this translates as MALEVVTFGCRLNIVESEAIRTQAEAAGLGNVAIVNSCAVTTEAMRQARQAIRRLKHEQPDRPVIVTGCGAQVEAGVFAAMPETARVLGNAEKMRAETWISLARSNSLVSDADVNPEDKTTVSDIMRESTLQTLSPNAFAAHTRGFVQVQNGCDHRCTFCVIPYGRGNSRSLGVAAVLGQCRKLVENGAREIVLTGVDLTSYGRDLPELPTLGELVQTILRALPALPRLRLSSIDAVEVDDALRQAIATEPRLMPHLHLSLQAGDDLILKRMKRRHCREDAVRFCAEMRELRPDIVFGADLIAGFPTEDEAMFARSLSLIDECGLSYVHAFPYSARPGTPAARMPQLPGEIVSDRAARLRAAAQAAHTRHLQARIGRPLSVLTERGNTGRAEDFTLLRFARDVAAGEIVEARATGANGNALLAA